The following DNA comes from Mucisphaera calidilacus.
TCCCAGTAGCTTAGCCTCTTTCATGTTGACGCCGGTTCGGAGGTATCGCCGAATATAACGATTACGTTCGTCTCGTGGTACGATTTATCAGCAATTATCTACTTCTCTTTGCTGGGCTGGCACGCCAGATCTCGGCCGGCTCTGTCAGCATGTATTAGGCCGGCTCCGTCCCCTTGAAGTAGCTAGTTATCGGCGTACGGGTACCTAGTCGTCTTGCCAGATCTCAATCTTGACACGGTGTGCTCGTCGAGCCCACACCTGGGCGCCGAAGGCTGGAACCTCGTCTGCCTGCTCTGGACCGCACGACAGGTCCACAACAAAGACCTGCCCGCGGAACTGGATGACTGGACCCTGGACCCGACAAAGACCGCATGATCCACCTCACCCTTATCCTCCTGGCAGCCCTCGAATCCGTCATCTACCTCTGGCGTATCCGATCGGCCAACCGATCCTCCGTCCTCTCCTCTTCCCTCTCCGCCGTTGCCGTACAAGCCGTCAGAGTGACGGGTATGGGCTCCGTGGTCTACACGATGGATCAGGGTGACCTCTGGCCCCTCCTCAGCTACGTCGCCGCTACGGGCCTCTTCACGGCCCTCACGCATCACCTGCTATCATGCGCGGATGCTTAACAAGCGACCCACCAACAGACAGCTCCTCATCATCATTGCTCTCCTCGCTCAGATGGCCTTCACAGCCATCCTCCACAGCGAACATATCACCGACAGAACTACCCCCGCAGGGTTCTCCCACCTCATAAGCCTCGGCGTCATGACACTGACGATCTTCTGGACCAAACCCGAGTAACCCCGAAATTTCGTGGCGCCGTCGACTCGGGGGTATCTATGGGATTCGGGGGACCGAAAGATCCCTCCCCTAAGAATGTGCGCCTCTCCCCGAATCCTGATCCAGATCTGATGCTCGTTATCGGCGACAATTCGGCCTTTGTTTGGAAAGGCCATTTTGATGAAGAAGTCGAGATTTACCGAGGAGCAGATCGCGTTCGCACTCCGCCAGGCCGAGGGTGGTACGCCGGTGAAGGAGGTCTGCCGGAAGCTGGGTGTGCATGAGCAGACCTTCTACCGGTGGAAGAAGCAGTTCGCGGGTATGGGCGTGGCGGAGTTGCGCAAGCTCAAGCAGCTAGAGGAAGAGAACTCGAAGCTCAAGCGACTGGTGGCCGACCTGAGCCTGGATCGTCAGATCCTGCAGGACGCCCTCAAGGGAAAGCTCTAAAGCCTGATC
Coding sequences within:
- a CDS encoding transposase; the protein is MKKSRFTEEQIAFALRQAEGGTPVKEVCRKLGVHEQTFYRWKKQFAGMGVAELRKLKQLEEENSKLKRLVADLSLDRQILQDALKGKL